The following proteins are co-located in the Nilaparvata lugens isolate BPH chromosome 14, ASM1435652v1, whole genome shotgun sequence genome:
- the LOC111044725 gene encoding uncharacterized protein LOC111044725, which yields MDYKLIGALIVIISSVNCIQISETQENYVGFHKRITRQAPAKKCFALDRPQTKYSELHEFGTTFAKMVTGLQQVKASSSGDVIMFVGNTGVGKSCLVHLLAGDTAHFTAVEDSPGTNNFYIVDTTGSHVSTATIKSTTTYPEAIKDAQSGVVFFDTPGFRDTRSAIHEVIAAYGLQGIAKSSKRLKFALLVNYDSLTFSGSRDDFVNTVQSFFSLLHNPDKYRLATHLVATKVNNDYIVKKGQALPVSDDTFVSAIVRFLENVKQTLENNESEGTNYFTKQFSSLAKYFIGDLINSRSRISLFKKPEEEGPVMNSASIRRSVEKIRQSLLDNDGYVNAGVNDFGFALSDKAKNYIRDLFDLMNNYTMDVSKSFTQSFEPFLVSKYKNSADITDITTRLQQMKRDVSVLIHSANVSHHPEEFANALQKFLHDVGADICNNETFKEINLLNSSLSNLQGVTEKNFYSPDKWAASLYEIERIVKNEQDYYVMLNNLFNKVTDHAALNDDFYIGIGNVLRKHNKKTKVVDKHNFEHLMRHLALNQFAGLKMNEDRLNEINSIYFKAKEQYERQTHFCKNNTLVILGNFLQLQTLDRNKICADVTTVALLATNRIYIDTNLGVDVLGGRNLVIIAPEWHVMGKFVISVDGPSQGAPSHKAPYGEVGADGKPGQSAGKFVGVALRYHNSEQLTITANGGRGQNGQEGGDGQDGQDGHDGTEERKIDESSNIYLIVNKFKSTSLIQAEKGSSGGDAGVGGVGGAGGFSGSIEMHSLTAQLPDHSIHETVDGTGGENGKHGVPGRGGLRGCDTIIKNHESRFLFIPVSSSKQHETVNCVRKNANGQLVSNVAKYSETPSGVPAPPSICELYAKMADRFEPDMFSSKVFEEFQLNFNKKFNCKV from the coding sequence GCACCTGCCAAAAAATGTTTCGCACTCGATCGACCGCAGACCAAATACAGTGAACTGCACGAGTTTGGCACAACGTTTGCCAAAATGGTGACCGGCCTGCAGCAAGTCAAGGCCAGCTCATCAGGTGACGTCATCATGTTCGTTGGCAACACTGGTGTGGGCAAAAGCTGTCTGGTGCACTTGCTGGCAGGTGACACTGCACACTTCACAGCTGTCGAAGACAGTCCTGGCACCAACAACTTCTACATCGTCGACACAACTGGAAGCCATGTGTCCACAGCCACCATCAAATCGACGACAACCTACCCAGAAGCGATCAAGGACGCCCAGTCTGGCGTTGTCTTCTTTGACACACCTGGCTTCAGGGACACGCGCAGCGCCATCCATGAAGTGATCGCAGCCTATGGTCTCCAAGGCATCGCCAAGTCTTCCAAACGCCTCAAGTTTGCACTGCTGGTCAACTATGACTCACTGACCTTTAGCGGATCCCGTGACGATTTCGTCAACACGGTGCAGAGTTTCTTCAGTCTACTCCACAACCCTGACAAGTACAGGCTTGCCACACACCTGGTGGCCACCAAGGTCAACAATGATTACATTGTCAAAAAGGGACAGGCTCTACCAGTGTCAGATGACACCTTTGTCAGTGCCATTGTCAGGTTTTTGGAAAACGTGAAGCAAACCCTGGAGAATAACGAAAGTGAAGGCACCAACTATTTTACCAAACAGTTTTCGTCTTTGGCGAAATACTTCATAGGTGACTTGATTAATAGCCGAAGTAGAATTTCCTTATTTAAAAAGCCTGAAGAAGAAGGACCTGTGATGAATTCAGCATCAATTCGTAGATCAGTTGAGAAAATCCGTCAATCACTGTTAGACAATGATGGCTATGTCAACGCTGGTGTCAATGACTTTGGATTTGCACTCTCTGATAAGGCAAAGAACTACATCCGTGACCTGTTCGACCTGATGAACAACTACACAATGGATGTGAGTAAATCATTCACACAGTCGTTTGAACCATTCCTGGTCTCCAAATACAAGAACTCTGCTGATATCACAGATATTACAACTCGATTACAACAAATGAAACGTGATGTCAGTGTGTTGATCCATTCGGCCAATGTTTCTCATCACCCTGAAGAGTTTGCAAATGCTCTGCAGAAGTTTCTGCATGATGTAGGAGCTGACATTTGCAACAATGAAACATTCAAAGAGATTAATCTACTGAACAGCTCTTTGAGTAATCTGCAGGGTGTGACAGAAAAGAATTTCTATTCGCCTGATAAATGGGCTGCATCTCTGTATGAGATTGAGCGTATTGTGAAGAATGAACAGGATTACTATGTGATGCTTAACAATCTGTTCAACAAGGTGACAGACCATGCTGCTttgaatgatgatttttatATAGGCATTGGCAATGTGTTGAGAAAGCACAACAAGAAAACCAAAGTAGTTGATAAACACAACTTTGAGCATCTAATGAGGCATTTGGCTTTGAATCAGTTTGCTGGTTTGAAAATGAATGAGGACCGGCTCAATGAGATCAACTCAATCTACTTCAAAGCAAAGGAACAGTATGAGCGCCAAACACATTTCTGCAAGAACAACACGTTGGTCATTCTGGGCAATTTTCTACAGCTGCAGACACTGGACCGCAACAAGATATGTGCAGATGTGACAACAGTTGCACTGTTGGCAACCAACCGAATCTACATTGACACCAATTTGGGTGTGGATGTCCTGGGTGGAAGAAATCTAGTGATCATTGCTCCTGAGTGGCACGTGATGGGAAAGTTTGTGATCAGTGTTGATGGTCCATCGCAAGGTGCGCCGTCACATAAAGCCCCCTATGGAGAGGTTGGTGCTGATGGTAAACCTGGACAGTCAGCAGGCAAGTTTGTTGGTGTTGCACTGCGCTACCACAACAGTGAACAGTTGACAATCACCGCAAATGGTGGCAGAGGACAGAACGGACAGGAGGGTGGTGATGGTCAAGATGGTCAAGATGGACACGATGGTACAGAGGAGAGGAAAATAGATGAAAGTAGTAATATCTATTTGATTGTCAACAAGTTCAAGAGTACTTCGCTCATCCAAGCAGAGAAAGGGTCAAGTGGCGGTGATGCAGGCGTTGGAGGGGTGGGTGGTGCAGGGGGGTTCAGCGGCAGCATAGAGATGCACAGTTTGACAGCGCAGCTTCCAGATCACAGTATCCATGAGACGGTTGATGGCACTGGGGGTGAAAATGGCAAACATGGTGTCCCTGGCAGGGGTGGTCTGCGTGGCTGTGACACTATCATAAAAAACCATGAGAGTCGGTTTCTGTTCATTCCAGTTAGCTCCAGTAAGCAGCATGAGACGGTCAATTGTGTGCGGAAGAATGCCAACGGTCAGCTGGTGTCGAATGTGGCCAAGTACAGTGAGACGCCTTCCGGTGTACCAGCGCCTCCATCTATCTGTGAACTCTATGCCAAGATGGCCGACCGGTTTGAGCCGGATATGTTCTCCAGTAAAGTTTTCGAAGAGTTCCAGCTCAACTTTAATAAGAAGTTCAATTGTAAAGTTTAA